The sequence AACTACTAACTATAACTGGGGTTATGATCCTCATAATTATTTTACAATCAATGGTTGATTTTCTTCCAATCCCCATGATCCTTACAGCAGAATAAATGAATTTAAAATGTTTGTTAATGAAGCACACAAACACAATATCAAAATTGTAATGGATGTAGTTTACAATCATCTTTTTAAAAATGATATTTTAAATGATGTTTTATCAGATTACTATTTTAGAGACTTTTCTCAAGTTTGACCAGTAGATCAACCAGCATTAGCTTCTGAAAGAAAAATGGTCCAAAAATTAATTTTAGATTCACTAATTTATTTTGTAAAAGAATTTGATATAGATGGTTTTAGATTTGATCTATCATGCTTTATTGATAAAATCACTTTAACCAAAATAGTCAAAAGATTGCAAAAAATAAAAAAATCTATTTTGCTTCATGGCGAAGCATGACCTTGAAGTGATTTAGATTTTAATAATACTTGAATTAAGGGAGTTAACACCAACAAATATGGTTTTGCTTATTTTAATGATTCTACAAGAAATGCGATTAAAGGTAAAGATTTATTTCAAAATTTAGATACTGGATTAGTGAATGGTAATTTAAATTATTTTAATTCATATATTAATGGTATTGTAGGTAATATTAAAAATTATCCATTCATTAATTCATTTTATTCTCAAAATAAATATGATAACTTTGCAGTTTCACCTTTAATGAATTTACAATATTCAGCTTGCCATGATGGTTTTACATTATGAGACAAAATTAATGTGTCCTCTGATGCAAACTTAATAACAAAAATTGATCAGTATCGTCAAGCCTTGATGCTGCAATTAACAACACAGGGCAAACAATTATTTTTAGCTGGTACAGAATTTTTGCAATCTAAACCAAATGATGCAACAGGTGCAGAATCAGGCAGAATTTTAAAAATAAACCCCATAAATGATTTTTTTAATTTAGAACCTTTTGACAATGGTTTTAATGAAAATTCTTATAAAACAACAGATTATGTGAATGGTTTAAAATGATCTAATTTAAAAAACATAAATGTAAAAAAAGCTATTTTTAATTTTTTTAAGGAAATCTTACATTTTTACAAAAACACTAATTATTTTCAGTTTAAAACCTCCCAAGAAATTATTGATAATATCCATTTTATAAAAGTAATTTATGGCTTCACAATTTTTAGAATTTATGATCAAGCAAATCCCCAAAAAGAAATTATTGTAATCCATAATTTTTTAAATCAAAAAATTGATCTTGCAAAAGACATCAATTTGCAAAATTATGAATTAATTTTCAGTTCAAAAGCAAATATTAGAAAAATAACTAAAAATATTGAGCCTCACTGCTCATGAATTTTAAGTAAAAAAGGAGAAAAATAATGAATTTAAAACAATGAAAAGATAAAGTTATTTATCAAATATTTCCCAAATCATTTTATGATGCAAACAATGATGGATCAGGAGATTTATTAGGAATTATTAAAAAATTAGATTATATTAAATCTTTAAATGTGGATGTTATTTGATTATGTCCCATCTACAAAACAGATTTTGCAGATGCAGGTTATGATGTTTTAGATTATTTTGCTATCTGAGAAAAGTTTGGAACTTTAGCAGATTTTGAACTTTTAGTTCAAGAAGCAAAAAAACGTGACATGGAAATTATGTTAGACATTGTTTTAAATCACACTTCAAAGTCTCATCCTTGATTTAAAAAAGCTTTAGAAAGTGAAAATAATCTTGAACACAATTATTATATTTGAGCAGATAAACCTAATAATGCAGAATCTATCTTTGGTGGAAGTGCTTGAGAATATGTACCACATTTAAAAAAATATTATTTTCATTTATTTGCAAAAGAACAAGTAGATTTAAATTGATCGCACCCCAAAACTATCGAAGCAATGGCATCAATTATTAATTTTTGATATAACTTAGGAATTCGCTGTTTTAGATTAGATGCAATTCAACATGTAAATAAAGAATTCACTGACCAAGGAGTTATCCACTCTTTTGGTGAAAATATGGTACTTTATTTGCAAAGATTTCTAGATTTAATTTTAAAAGATAAAAAAGACATTTTATTTGTTGGTGAAGCCTCAGCAATAAATCATGACAAAATTTTACAATATGCACAAGGCAAAGATAAAATTTCTTCCAGTTTTTATAATTTTTCATGATGAT comes from Mycoplasma iguanae and encodes:
- a CDS encoding alpha-amylase family glycosyl hydrolase translates to MANNNIERITKIDANLANVKAKLGVYFFKKFIKFSLWQPEALEVSLLVYDQANPQLLVFKKTCIKKQNVWTTKIDLKYEKYFYTYLITHPNKTQKEVLDPYAKSMAAFNWLEVKSQAKGAIVNLNATHKIEYRNNLNETLINNPVIYELHIRDFTSLWEANLKTRKGTFLAAMEAGLFPYLKNLGISHLQILPINATYTIDETNLNILNKSQGNGLTTNYNWGYDPHNYFTINGWFSSNPHDPYSRINEFKMFVNEAHKHNIKIVMDVVYNHLFKNDILNDVLSDYYFRDFSQVWPVDQPALASERKMVQKLILDSLIYFVKEFDIDGFRFDLSCFIDKITLTKIVKRLQKIKKSILLHGEAWPWSDLDFNNTWIKGVNTNKYGFAYFNDSTRNAIKGKDLFQNLDTGLVNGNLNYFNSYINGIVGNIKNYPFINSFYSQNKYDNFAVSPLMNLQYSACHDGFTLWDKINVSSDANLITKIDQYRQALMLQLTTQGKQLFLAGTEFLQSKPNDATGAESGRILKINPINDFFNLEPFDNGFNENSYKTTDYVNGLKWSNLKNINVKKAIFNFFKEILHFYKNTNYFQFKTSQEIIDNIHFIKVIYGFTIFRIYDQANPQKEIIVIHNFLNQKIDLAKDINLQNYELIFSSKANIRKITKNIEPHCSWILSKKGEK